One genomic window of Nitrosomonas sp. Is35 includes the following:
- a CDS encoding DNA methyltransferase, with protein sequence MIIGNPPFLGDKIMRGELGDDYVTTLRDCYKGRVPGGADLVCYWFDKAQRQIVNGQAKAAGLVSTNSIRGGANRVVLDNICQSAHIFEAWSDENWFDAGTAVRVSLVCFGNFDGAKLDGKAVEAIHADLTAEAGLNLTLAKLLRENVDIGFQGSIKTGPMEIDGGTARLWLKQPNPSGKPNCDVVRPWANGMDITRRPSDTWIIDFGVSMLEQDAAMFEQPFQYATENIKPLRVDKREERANEKWWLHQRPRPEMRAALATFKRYILTPRVSKYRLFIFAHHAVLPDSATVAIARSDDTTFGILHSRFHELWSLSLGTSLEDRPRYTPTTCFETFPFPEGLTPADTNPRSDEEKQALGYKDSDNQARAGECDAPIPAIIAKESQRPAALAIAEAAFKLNQLRSNWLNPPEWVDWVITPKELKAGFPKRPVAKPGHEDELKKKNPH encoded by the coding sequence GTGATTATCGGCAATCCGCCGTTTCTGGGCGATAAAATCATGCGCGGCGAACTTGGCGACGATTACGTGACTACTTTGCGTGATTGTTACAAAGGTCGTGTGCCCGGTGGTGCAGATTTAGTCTGCTATTGGTTCGACAAGGCGCAGCGGCAAATTGTGAACGGTCAAGCCAAAGCGGCCGGGCTGGTATCCACTAACTCGATACGTGGTGGTGCTAACCGTGTAGTGCTGGATAATATTTGCCAGAGCGCACATATTTTTGAAGCATGGTCGGATGAAAATTGGTTCGATGCCGGTACTGCGGTGCGCGTATCGCTGGTATGTTTTGGTAATTTCGATGGAGCGAAACTTGACGGCAAAGCTGTAGAAGCCATACATGCTGATTTGACCGCAGAAGCAGGACTTAACCTTACACTTGCTAAGCTCCTTAGAGAGAATGTTGATATCGGATTTCAGGGATCAATAAAAACCGGACCAATGGAAATAGATGGTGGCACAGCCAGGCTCTGGTTAAAACAACCCAATCCAAGCGGTAAGCCAAATTGTGATGTTGTACGCCCGTGGGCAAACGGCATGGATATTACGCGTCGTCCTTCAGATACTTGGATAATTGACTTTGGTGTTAGCATGCTGGAACAAGATGCTGCTATGTTTGAACAACCGTTTCAGTATGCTACCGAAAACATTAAGCCATTGCGCGTAGATAAACGAGAGGAACGAGCAAACGAAAAGTGGTGGTTACATCAGCGACCACGTCCAGAAATGCGTGCCGCACTTGCCACCTTCAAACGGTATATTCTTACCCCTCGAGTTTCCAAATATCGATTGTTTATATTCGCACACCATGCAGTTTTGCCGGACAGCGCTACGGTTGCTATCGCACGTTCCGACGACACCACCTTCGGTATCCTTCATTCTCGTTTTCATGAATTATGGTCGTTGAGCTTGGGCACTTCATTGGAAGATCGGCCACGCTACACACCCACCACTTGCTTCGAAACCTTCCCGTTTCCCGAAGGATTGACTCCAGCCGACACCAACCCCAGAAGTGACGAAGAAAAGCAAGCGCTGGGCTACAAGGACTCTGACAATCAAGCAAGAGCTGGAGAGTGCGACGCTCCCATTCCAGCAATCATTGCAAAAGAATCCCAGCGCCCCGCAGCCTTGGCGATTGCCGAGGCTGCTTTCAAATTAAACCAATTACGCAGCAACTGGCTTAACCCGCCGGAATGGGTCGATTGGGTGATCACCCCGAAAGAACTAAAAGCAGGTTTCCCAAAACGTCCGGTTGCCAAACCTGGACATGAAGACGAGTTAAAAAAAAAGAACCCTCACTAA
- a CDS encoding YdbL family protein — protein MQRTAHMTVKKPFAKIGQAMLLAFLLNALPAWADSIENLRASGAVGESYDGYVVARQPSARGEADEINAKRRSIYQEKATAQGIDIEQVGKVYAEEIIRKVPSGTWIQLNGQWKQK, from the coding sequence ATGCAGCGTACTGCACACATGACAGTTAAAAAACCTTTCGCAAAAATCGGCCAAGCCATGCTGCTGGCATTCCTGCTTAACGCGCTACCCGCCTGGGCCGATTCCATCGAGAATCTGCGTGCATCGGGCGCAGTCGGCGAAAGTTACGATGGCTATGTCGTCGCGCGCCAACCCAGCGCCCGTGGAGAAGCGGATGAGATTAATGCAAAACGCCGATCGATTTACCAGGAAAAAGCCACCGCTCAGGGAATCGATATCGAACAAGTCGGTAAAGTTTATGCTGAAGAAATCATTCGCAAAGTCCCATCCGGAACTTGGATTCAGCTAAATGGGCAGTGGAAACAGAAATAG
- a CDS encoding protocatechuate 3,4-dioxygenase, translating into MKKISRRKMIQFGVLSGLASALGINGSFAKAWALIPTPDETEGPFYPVKDQQDKDADLTQIKGHTAVAQGQHIVVSGQIQDVAGYPVVQATLDIWQADAHGRYHHPRDPNPVRPDENFQGWAVIRSDENGLFRFKTVMPGAYPASRSWIRPPHIHFKVSKPGFRVLTTQMYFPAEKLNRSDLLLNAKSERERAAMTARLVAKQGNLPVYEYNIVLDLLRR; encoded by the coding sequence ATGAAAAAAATTTCCCGCAGAAAAATGATCCAGTTCGGTGTATTGAGCGGTCTAGCCAGTGCGCTTGGCATCAATGGTAGTTTTGCCAAAGCATGGGCGCTGATACCGACTCCCGATGAAACTGAAGGGCCGTTTTATCCGGTGAAAGATCAACAAGACAAAGATGCCGATTTAACGCAAATTAAGGGGCATACCGCCGTTGCGCAAGGCCAGCACATTGTGGTGAGCGGTCAAATTCAGGATGTTGCAGGGTATCCCGTTGTACAGGCCACATTGGATATTTGGCAGGCTGATGCCCACGGGCGGTACCATCATCCGCGCGATCCTAATCCAGTGCGTCCAGACGAAAATTTCCAAGGCTGGGCGGTCATCCGTAGCGACGAGAATGGCTTATTCCGCTTCAAGACGGTGATGCCCGGCGCTTATCCTGCCAGCAGATCGTGGATCCGTCCGCCGCACATTCATTTTAAGGTCTCAAAACCAGGCTTCCGTGTTCTGACGACGCAAATGTATTTTCCTGCTGAGAAGCTTAACCGCAGCGATTTATTGTTGAATGCAAAGTCCGAGCGGGAGCGAGCTGCGATGACGGCGCGGTTGGTCGCCAAGCAAGGCAATTTACCCGTTTACGAGTACAATATCGTTCTTGATTTACTTCGCCGATAA
- a CDS encoding Smr/MutS family protein, producing MKDKNSTQDDDEMALFHAAMRDVAPLPATGTVVQHKPSVPPVPRKSNLQEQLVTADALSDHIAIEMEAGDDWSYVRPGMPRLTLRKLRRGHWRIQDNLDLHGFTRDEARQELSIFLDACLQSKFRCVRIIHGKGLSSKNREPVLKTRIGNWLLQHADVLAFCQARAEDGGGGAILVLLKSKA from the coding sequence ATGAAGGACAAGAATTCCACGCAAGATGACGATGAAATGGCGCTATTTCACGCCGCGATGCGCGACGTAGCGCCGTTACCCGCCACCGGTACGGTCGTCCAGCATAAGCCTTCCGTCCCTCCGGTTCCCCGGAAAAGCAATCTGCAGGAACAGCTCGTCACAGCAGATGCACTCTCTGATCATATCGCCATCGAAATGGAAGCAGGTGATGATTGGTCCTATGTGCGCCCCGGTATGCCGCGTCTGACATTGCGGAAATTGCGGCGCGGTCACTGGCGGATCCAGGACAATCTCGATCTGCATGGGTTTACTCGTGACGAAGCCAGACAGGAATTAAGTATTTTCCTGGATGCTTGTTTGCAAAGTAAGTTTCGTTGTGTCCGCATCATTCACGGTAAAGGATTGAGCTCCAAGAATCGCGAACCGGTCCTGAAAACCCGGATTGGAAACTGGTTGCTGCAGCACGCGGATGTACTGGCTTTTTGCCAGGCTAGGGCGGAAGACGGCGGTGGCGGTGCGATCCTGGTTTTGCTTAAAAGCAAAGCATAG
- a CDS encoding MFS transporter — MNKPDQPDPSSPQTSEKLPRTVVVLGLVSFFNDFASDIVVPLIPILLATVLAAGPIALGLIEGVADALACFLKLWAGRHSDVMSGRRKKLALAGYTLSNLARPLLGLAGSWLTVLLLRSVDRVGKGLRSAPRDAMVADATPPQIRGYAFGFHRALDNAGAVAGALAAAAILAWSDLSLSEVILWSAVPGFAAVALLGAGVKETTASQIPSAAAQRVLTPLRWSGLSAPMQHYLWVLMLFTFARASETFILLFGHELGIGVVELLLLWAALNLAKAITSTQGGQLADHFGRGALILIGWSALAVSFLALSQTTTSSGLWIISVFYGLLMGLSEGAERALISDYASPDERGTAFGWYHLVSGIAAIPAGLLFGVIWHVYSAAAAFMFASLLTLLAIVLLRLWAWPPRHPDNNE, encoded by the coding sequence ATGAATAAACCTGATCAGCCGGATCCTTCCAGTCCGCAAACCTCAGAAAAACTCCCGAGGACGGTTGTTGTTCTCGGATTGGTTAGTTTTTTCAATGACTTTGCATCCGATATCGTGGTGCCATTGATCCCGATTCTGCTGGCAACTGTACTGGCTGCGGGGCCGATTGCGCTGGGATTGATCGAAGGGGTTGCGGATGCACTGGCCTGTTTTCTGAAGTTATGGGCGGGACGGCATTCCGATGTGATGAGCGGGCGGCGTAAAAAGCTGGCGTTGGCGGGCTACACGCTTTCCAATCTGGCGCGTCCGCTCCTTGGCTTGGCGGGTTCCTGGCTGACTGTATTATTGCTGCGGAGCGTGGATCGGGTTGGCAAGGGATTGCGCAGCGCGCCGCGTGATGCGATGGTCGCCGATGCGACACCGCCGCAGATACGCGGCTATGCATTCGGTTTTCATCGCGCATTGGATAATGCCGGTGCGGTTGCCGGTGCTTTGGCGGCTGCGGCTATTCTGGCGTGGTCGGATTTAAGTTTAAGTGAAGTGATTCTATGGTCGGCAGTACCCGGCTTTGCCGCGGTAGCGCTTTTGGGCGCGGGAGTGAAAGAAACCACAGCCAGCCAAATTCCATCCGCAGCAGCGCAACGTGTGCTTACGCCATTGCGCTGGTCTGGCTTGTCTGCACCGATGCAGCATTACTTGTGGGTACTGATGCTGTTCACCTTCGCACGCGCTTCTGAAACTTTTATTTTGCTATTTGGTCATGAATTAGGTATCGGTGTGGTTGAATTACTGCTGCTATGGGCGGCGCTCAATCTCGCCAAGGCGATTACTTCCACGCAGGGAGGGCAATTAGCCGATCATTTCGGCCGTGGCGCATTGATTCTGATCGGCTGGTCCGCGCTCGCAGTATCGTTTCTGGCGCTGAGTCAGACTACAACGAGCAGCGGGCTATGGATCATCAGTGTTTTTTACGGTTTGCTGATGGGTTTGAGCGAGGGCGCCGAGCGCGCGTTGATTAGCGATTATGCTTCGCCTGACGAACGCGGCACCGCTTTTGGCTGGTATCATCTGGTCAGTGGTATCGCGGCCATCCCGGCGGGGCTATTGTTCGGGGTGATATGGCATGTATACAGCGCGGCGGCGGCATTTATGTTCGCCAGTCTGCTGACGTTACTGGCTATTGTATTATTACGGCTATGGGCTTGGCCGCCGCGGCATCCGGATAACAACGAATAA
- a CDS encoding YnbE family lipoprotein: MRKIDRITNATLIKVILILYCLTITACAPTVKVEPPQEPITINLNIKLDADIRVKLEEQAKKDIAANPGIF; the protein is encoded by the coding sequence ATGCGCAAAATTGATCGAATAACCAACGCGACATTAATCAAAGTCATCCTGATCCTATACTGCCTGACGATCACTGCATGCGCGCCGACCGTTAAAGTGGAGCCACCGCAAGAACCGATCACAATTAATCTCAATATCAAGCTGGATGCCGACATCCGGGTAAAGCTTGAAGAGCAAGCCAAAAAAGATATCGCGGCCAATCCTGGCATCTTCTGA
- a CDS encoding TraR/DksA family transcriptional regulator → MANFTEDQLAQLKTALHERYLALQEEVQNELAHTNDIRDSERTEYLDDTPDDIDTALIDRQINEMRELEMSMEYLNELEFGDCIDCGNEIGFERLLVYPSAQRCIQCQSKYEKAFPQESSPSL, encoded by the coding sequence ATGGCAAATTTCACAGAAGATCAGTTAGCACAGTTAAAAACCGCACTCCATGAGCGATATCTTGCGTTGCAGGAAGAGGTTCAAAATGAGTTGGCGCACACCAACGATATTCGTGACTCTGAGCGGACGGAATATTTGGACGATACCCCGGATGACATCGATACTGCACTGATCGACCGGCAGATCAACGAGATGCGCGAGCTGGAAATGTCGATGGAGTATCTCAACGAGCTGGAATTCGGCGATTGTATCGATTGCGGCAATGAAATCGGGTTTGAGCGTTTGCTGGTATACCCATCCGCACAACGCTGTATTCAGTGCCAGAGCAAGTACGAAAAGGCTTTTCCGCAGGAATCCAGTCCGTCGCTGTAA
- a CDS encoding DNA methyltransferase, whose product MKAFRAASRIKIQTGISLFRRTYPSLTGKQETLFLLPVELVYSQTFKASLTTPQRPLMTPEEFIKIWTKNDLTEKAGAQSYIEDLCDVLRIEKPRSSGDFCYEKGAIKDGGGQGWADVWKLDCFAWENKKPGRDLKAALAQLREYAGNLGNPPLLIVCDRERIEIHTAFRGYPDEPRCILLHEIGTPENLQILRWVFTDPDKLKPLKTNAAITAEAAGQFAELAETMRERGIEPQQVAHFLTQCIFCMFAEDEGLLHASPTGDHEIFTGILKAAHADPNKAASRIKNLFTAMQKKDGIYGNDDIAWFNGGLFKTIAVPPLTETDLNILYQAAEGRDWRAIDSTILGTLFERGLDPNSRVQLGAHYTDVATINKLIEPLITRPLSAEWQAVKAEITAIQATASKVKTATAKKQHRKTAADLYHGYLERLRNFRVLDAACGSGNFLYLAMHALKDLEHIAQLDAEALGLGKQLTIETGTGNVLGLEFNEYAAELARVTVWIGDIQWSQRNGRENQQKPDPQ is encoded by the coding sequence GTGAAAGCTTTTAGAGCCGCATCAAGAATAAAAATTCAGACCGGCATTTCTCTGTTCCGCAGAACCTACCCAAGCTTGACCGGCAAGCAGGAAACATTGTTTCTATTGCCGGTTGAATTGGTATATTCTCAAACATTTAAAGCAAGTCTGACAACACCTCAGCGCCCCCTCATGACACCCGAAGAATTCATCAAAATCTGGACTAAAAACGATTTAACCGAGAAAGCCGGTGCGCAGTCGTACATTGAAGATTTATGCGACGTATTGCGAATAGAAAAGCCGCGTAGCTCGGGTGATTTCTGCTACGAAAAAGGTGCAATCAAGGATGGTGGCGGGCAAGGTTGGGCGGATGTCTGGAAACTCGACTGTTTTGCCTGGGAAAACAAGAAACCCGGGCGCGATCTCAAAGCGGCACTGGCGCAATTACGCGAATATGCAGGCAATCTCGGCAATCCACCGCTGTTGATCGTGTGCGACCGCGAGCGCATCGAAATCCACACCGCGTTTCGCGGTTACCCGGATGAGCCGCGCTGCATTCTGTTGCATGAGATTGGTACTCCGGAAAATCTGCAAATTTTGCGTTGGGTGTTTACCGATCCGGATAAACTCAAACCGCTGAAAACCAATGCGGCAATTACCGCCGAAGCCGCCGGTCAGTTTGCTGAACTGGCGGAAACCATGCGCGAACGCGGTATCGAGCCGCAACAGGTGGCGCATTTCCTGACCCAGTGCATATTCTGTATGTTCGCCGAGGATGAAGGCTTGCTGCATGCCAGCCCAACGGGCGATCATGAAATTTTTACCGGCATACTCAAAGCCGCCCATGCGGATCCCAATAAAGCTGCAAGCCGGATTAAAAATCTGTTTACCGCAATGCAGAAAAAAGACGGTATCTACGGTAATGACGATATCGCCTGGTTCAACGGCGGCTTGTTCAAAACCATAGCCGTCCCGCCGCTGACTGAAACCGATCTGAACATTTTGTATCAAGCGGCTGAAGGACGGGATTGGCGGGCAATCGATTCGACCATTTTGGGTACTCTGTTCGAACGCGGCCTCGATCCCAATAGCCGGGTGCAACTGGGCGCGCACTATACCGATGTCGCCACCATCAACAAACTGATCGAACCGCTGATCACCCGGCCATTAAGCGCCGAATGGCAAGCCGTTAAAGCTGAAATTACGGCGATACAGGCAACGGCCAGCAAAGTGAAAACAGCTACAGCCAAAAAACAGCACCGCAAAACCGCAGCGGACTTGTACCACGGTTATCTGGAGCGTCTGCGCAATTTTCGCGTATTGGATGCGGCTTGCGGTTCGGGCAATTTCCTCTATTTGGCGATGCACGCGTTGAAGGACTTGGAACATATCGCTCAATTGGACGCGGAGGCGCTCGGCTTGGGCAAGCAACTCACCATCGAAACTGGCACCGGCAACGTCCTTGGATTGGAATTCAACGAATATGCCGCCGAACTGGCACGAGTGACCGTGTGGATCGGCGACATTCAGTGGAGTCAGCGCAACGGACGGGAAAATCAACAAAAACCCGATCCTCAGTAG
- a CDS encoding peroxiredoxin, with protein MEWLTITLSILTLGFMFWFFSRNRKSLELGQLAPDFKLTDQHGKTHTLADFRGKWLALYFYPKDDTPGCTKQACAFRDGLQELVNLGADVVGVSVDDTNSHADFANKFHLQFPLLADTTTETAARYHSLINLGIIKFAQRNTFLIDPQGKIVRMYLSASAARNSAEVIADLKHLQAV; from the coding sequence ATGGAATGGTTGACTATTACCCTATCAATCCTCACGCTGGGATTCATGTTCTGGTTTTTCTCCAGGAATAGAAAGTCACTCGAGTTGGGTCAGCTTGCGCCCGATTTCAAATTGACTGATCAGCATGGAAAAACCCACACTTTGGCTGACTTTCGCGGCAAATGGCTGGCCTTATATTTTTATCCTAAGGACGATACGCCCGGTTGCACCAAACAAGCGTGCGCTTTTCGTGACGGCTTGCAGGAATTGGTGAATTTGGGCGCTGATGTGGTCGGCGTGAGTGTCGATGACACAAACAGTCATGCTGATTTCGCTAACAAGTTTCACCTGCAGTTTCCGTTGCTGGCCGATACCACAACCGAAACGGCGGCACGTTATCATTCCCTGATTAATTTGGGCATTATCAAATTTGCCCAGCGCAATACCTTCTTGATCGATCCGCAGGGAAAAATCGTACGGATGTATCTGTCAGCGAGTGCAGCCCGTAACTCTGCCGAAGTGATCGCTGATTTGAAGCATTTACAAGCGGTTTGA
- the gdhA gene encoding NADP-specific glutamate dehydrogenase, with protein MKYKSLQEFSADVAGRNPNQPEYMQAVTEVIESLWPFILEHPRYAEHGLLDRLVEPERVIIFRVSWVDDHGEVRVNRGYRIQHSSSIGPYKGGIRFHPSVNLSILKFLAFEQTFKNALTTLPMGGGKGGSDFDPKGKSPGEVMRFCQAFISELFRHIGSDTDVPAGDIGVGGREVGFMAGMMKKLSNRADCVFTGKGLSFGGSLIRPEATGYGTVYFAQEILQHAGRSLEGMRVSVSGSGNVAQFAVEKAMSQGAKVVTVSDSSGTIVDEAGFTPEKLAILAEVKNHLYARLDEYAKRVNVTYLPGAKPWHVPVQVALPCATQNELNGDDARALVKNGVICVAEGANMPSTAEAVECFLHNKVLYAPGKASNAGGVATSGLEMSQNAMRISWTREEVDARLKEIMQAIHKSCLKYGTKADGSVNYVDGANIAGFVKVAEAMLGQGVI; from the coding sequence ATGAAATATAAAAGTCTTCAAGAGTTCAGCGCCGATGTGGCAGGGCGCAATCCGAACCAACCAGAGTATATGCAGGCGGTCACGGAAGTGATTGAAAGTTTGTGGCCGTTCATATTGGAGCATCCTCGTTATGCCGAGCATGGTTTGCTGGATCGCTTGGTCGAGCCGGAGCGGGTGATTATATTTCGGGTGTCCTGGGTGGATGATCACGGCGAAGTCCGGGTCAATCGCGGTTATCGCATACAGCACAGTTCTTCCATCGGACCTTACAAAGGCGGCATCCGGTTTCATCCCTCGGTTAATTTGTCGATTCTTAAATTCCTGGCGTTTGAACAGACCTTCAAGAATGCCTTGACGACGCTGCCGATGGGCGGCGGTAAGGGCGGTTCCGATTTCGATCCTAAAGGTAAAAGCCCCGGTGAAGTCATGCGCTTCTGCCAGGCGTTTATCAGCGAATTATTCCGCCATATTGGTTCGGATACCGATGTTCCTGCCGGAGATATCGGTGTAGGCGGGCGGGAAGTCGGTTTCATGGCCGGTATGATGAAGAAATTATCGAATCGTGCGGATTGCGTATTCACCGGTAAGGGGTTGAGTTTTGGCGGGTCATTGATACGTCCGGAAGCAACCGGTTACGGCACGGTTTACTTTGCCCAGGAAATATTGCAACACGCAGGGCGTTCCCTCGAAGGCATGCGCGTTTCGGTTTCCGGCTCGGGAAATGTGGCGCAATTTGCCGTGGAAAAAGCTATGTCGCAGGGCGCCAAAGTGGTGACCGTATCCGATTCGAGCGGCACGATCGTCGACGAAGCGGGTTTCACTCCCGAAAAGCTGGCGATTCTGGCCGAGGTTAAAAATCACCTGTATGCCCGTCTCGATGAATATGCCAAACGGGTCAATGTCACCTATCTACCCGGTGCGAAACCCTGGCATGTGCCCGTCCAAGTGGCATTGCCTTGTGCAACACAGAATGAATTGAACGGTGACGATGCGCGGGCGCTAGTGAAGAATGGCGTGATTTGCGTGGCTGAAGGCGCCAACATGCCATCGACCGCGGAAGCTGTCGAATGTTTCCTGCACAACAAAGTGCTCTATGCGCCGGGCAAAGCCAGTAATGCAGGCGGTGTTGCAACGTCAGGCTTGGAAATGAGCCAGAATGCCATGCGGATATCGTGGACGCGCGAGGAAGTTGATGCGCGCCTGAAAGAAATCATGCAAGCGATCCATAAATCCTGTCTGAAATACGGAACCAAAGCCGATGGCAGCGTCAACTATGTCGATGGTGCCAATATCGCCGGTTTTGTCAAAGTGGCTGAAGCCATGCTGGGACAAGGCGTTATTTAG
- the trxB gene encoding thioredoxin-disulfide reductase, whose amino-acid sequence MTTKHNTLLILGSGPAGYTAAVYAARANLKPVLITGLAQGGQLMTTTDVDNWPADAMGVQGPELMERFQKHAERFQTEIIFDHIHTAKLTEKPVTLIGDQGTYTCDALIIATGASAQYLGLPSEEAFMGRGVSGCATCDGFFYKGQDVAVIGGGNTAVEEALYLANIARSVTVVHRRDQFRSEKILIDKLMEKVRSGNIKLALNHVLEEVLGDQSGVTGMRIKSTQDNATQTINLQGVFIAIGHKPNTDIFTGQLGMENGYIVTRGGGQGNATATSIPGVFAAGDVQDHIYRQAVTSAASGCMAALDAEKYLDHLK is encoded by the coding sequence ATGACAACCAAACACAACACATTGCTCATTCTGGGCTCCGGACCTGCCGGTTATACCGCCGCAGTCTATGCCGCGCGTGCAAATCTGAAACCGGTCTTGATCACCGGATTGGCGCAAGGCGGGCAATTGATGACGACTACCGATGTCGACAATTGGCCAGCCGATGCGATGGGCGTGCAAGGCCCGGAATTGATGGAACGGTTTCAGAAGCATGCCGAGCGCTTTCAAACCGAAATCATTTTTGACCATATCCATACCGCAAAACTGACGGAAAAACCGGTTACGCTGATTGGCGATCAAGGCACTTATACCTGCGATGCGCTCATTATCGCCACCGGCGCTTCCGCGCAATATCTCGGTCTGCCGTCGGAAGAAGCATTCATGGGGCGCGGCGTATCCGGTTGCGCGACCTGTGACGGTTTTTTCTATAAAGGACAGGACGTTGCCGTGATCGGCGGCGGTAATACCGCAGTGGAAGAGGCTCTTTATCTGGCCAACATCGCGCGCAGCGTGACGGTAGTGCACCGGCGCGATCAGTTCCGCTCGGAAAAGATTCTGATCGATAAGCTGATGGAAAAAGTCCGCAGCGGCAATATCAAGCTGGCATTGAATCATGTGCTGGAAGAAGTGCTCGGCGATCAATCCGGTGTGACCGGCATGCGCATCAAAAGCACGCAGGACAATGCCACACAGACGATCAACTTGCAGGGCGTATTCATCGCCATTGGCCATAAACCCAATACCGATATTTTCACCGGACAATTGGGCATGGAAAACGGCTACATCGTCACGCGCGGCGGCGGTCAAGGCAATGCGACAGCTACCAGCATCCCCGGTGTTTTTGCTGCGGGCGATGTGCAGGATCATATTTATCGCCAAGCAGTTACCAGCGCCGCGAGCGGCTGCATGGCGGCATTGGATGCGGAAAAATACCTCGATCATTTGAAATAA